A single genomic interval of Zingiber officinale cultivar Zhangliang chromosome 4A, Zo_v1.1, whole genome shotgun sequence harbors:
- the LOC121972149 gene encoding probable glycerol-3-phosphate acyltransferase 3: MKSAEEELPVAAWFGKEKQRKEAVVGLGGSGSFGIHRNVFAHCEEVYFVSTAEKRRWRALQPCKYPKPVVFHDGRLAFKPVASSAAAMFFWLPFGLPLAVIRAVVFILLPYALSVPLVAFLGMHNRVIISSSPSSGEPVSLDSHARLFICNHRTLLDPLCISAAIGRPVTAVTYSISRVTEWISPIRTVRLTRNRDEDLRLMRDLVDRGETLVVCPEGTTCREPYLLRFSPLFAEVNADVAPVAIETAVSMFYGTSTTGRLKSLDPLYFLLNPIPSYALEFKDRVFTGTIAGRECSSRDMANHLQTEIGRLLGFECTAFTRKDKYGMLAGNEGFAEVKK, encoded by the exons ATGAAGTCGGCAGAAGAGGAGCTCCCGGTGGCGGCGTGGTTCGGGAAGGAAAAGCAGCGGAAGGAGGCGGTGGTGGGTTTGGGAGGCAGTGGCAGCTTCGGGATTCATCGCAACGTCTTTGCTCATTGCGAG GAAGTTTATTTCGTGAGCACCGCGGAGAAGCGGCGGTGGCGAGCGCTGCAGCCGTGCAAGTACCCGAAGCCGGTGGTGTTCCACGATGGCCGCCTCGCCTTCAAGCCCGTCGCCTCATCGGCTGCTGCCATGTTCTTTTGGCTCCCTTTCGGCCTCCCGCTCGCGGTCATCCGCGCCGTCGTCTTCATCCTCCTCCCCTACGCCCTCTCCGTCCCTCTCGTCGCCTTCCTCGGCATGCACAATCGGGTCATCATctcctcctccccctcctccgGAGAGCCAGTCTCACTGGACTCCCACGCCCGACTCTTTATTTGCAACCACCGCACCCTCCTCGACCCCCTCTGCATCTCCGCCGCCATCGGCCGCCCCGTCACCGCCGTCACCTACAGCATCAGCCGCGTCACCGAGTGGATCTCCCCGATCCGCACCGTCCGCCTCACGCGCAACCGCGACGAGGACCTCCGGCTCATGCGCGACCTCGTCGACCGCGGCGAAACCCTCGTGGTCTGCCCCGAGGGCACCACCTGCCGCGAGCCCTACCTGCTTCGCTTCAGCCCCCTCTTCGCAGAGGTCAACGCCGACGTGGCTCCCGTCGCCATCGAAACTGCCGTCTCCATGTTCTACGGTACCAGCACAACCGGCCGCCTCAAGAGCCTCGACCCGCTCTACTTCCTCCTGAACCCCATCCCCAGTTACGCCTTGGAGTTCAAGGACCGCGTCTTCACCGGAACGATCGCCGGCAGGGAGTGCAGCAGCCGCGACATGGCGAACCATTTGCAGACGGAGATCGGGAGATTGCTAGGGTTTGAGTGCACCGCCTTCACCAGGAAAGATAAGTACGGGATGCTCGCCGGGAACGAAGGCTTTGCCGAGGTGAAAAAATAG
- the LOC121972151 gene encoding probable pre-mRNA-splicing factor ATP-dependent RNA helicase DEAH2: MADEEAKEVNPATGWPFSRRYHKLLQRRKNLPVWADRSKFLDALAKNQVVIVAAPPGSGKSTQIPQFVIEAGYARKGKKVVCAQPRRLVASALSRRVAQEMDVKLGEEVGYSLLFEDCSGPKTTLKYLTDGVLLREAMYDRMLQSYRVVILDEVHLRTLATDILLAYFKDLFKSKSRSDLKLVLMSTQNEAKKLKDYFKGSRIVQPLPSLHPLEIIHSQDPVRDYVDEAVEIVSQIIVSEPTGDIIVFLTGKEEIERCCWKIEKLIMDLEDRIGPVKVIALDSFMPVDMQKKVFKAAPPATKKLSPAIDGVIQHPPSLVGRKIIVSTEIAESSLSIDGIVYSIDCGYTKKKVYNADRHVESLLILPISKASAQRRAGCARRSAGGKCFRLYSKSFLERNQPEDSPEILRANLAGSILQLRKLGFQDLLKLDLMDPPPAETVLQAVDTLKCLGALDDEGSVTKLGELMSEFPLDPQMAKMLIESPKFCCSNEILSIAAMLSVSNCFLRPIECQEAADKAKATFMHMNGDHLSLLNVYNAYKLNNGNSAWCKSKFISQAVLKAADNVRNQLKLIMDKLNLTQCSPNSNSSNIYNDIGRALLAGYFMQVAKLDDSDSYVTIKGHHVVDLHPTTCLSSRPAFVIYHDFVFASKNFIRIVTDFPQEW; encoded by the exons ATGGCGGATGAAGAGGCGAAGGAGGTGAACCCGGCGACGGGATGGCCCTTCTCCCGGCGCTATCACAAGCTCCTTCAGCGGCGGAAGAATCTTCCCGTGTGGGCCGACCGGAGCAAGTTCCTCGACGCGCTCGCCAAGAACCAGGTCGTCATCGTCGCCGCCCCGCCAGGATCGGGAAAATCCACCCAG ATTCCACAATTTGTCATTGAGGCAGGATATGcaagaaaagggaagaaggttGTCTGCGCTCAACCTCGCCGTCTAGTAGCATCGGCCCTGTCCCGTCGAGTTGCTCAAGAGATGGACGTGAAGTTGGGAGAGGAAGTGGGGTACTCGTTGCTTTTTGAAGACTGCAGTGGACCGAAGACCACTTTGAA GTACTTAACAGATGGTGTGCTTCTAAGAGAGGCAATGTACGATCGAATGCTACAAAGTTACAGAGTGGTAATTCTAGATGAGGTGCACTTGAGGACCCTAGCCACTGATATACTTCTTGCTTACTTCAAGGATTTGTTCAAATCAAAATCCCGAAGCGACCTTAAACTCGTGCTCATGAGTACTCAGAATGAAGCGAAAAAGTTAAAAGATTACTTCAAGGGTTCCCGAATTGTACAACCACTTCCATCGCTTCATCCTCTAGAGATTATTCATTCACAGGATCCAGTGAGGGACTATGTGGACGAAGCAGTAGAGATTGTTTCTCAGATTATTGTATCTGAACCGACCGGTGACATAATTGTGTTCCTTACTGGGAAGGAGGAGATAGAGAGATGCTGCTGGAAAATTGAAAAGCTAATCATGGACTTGGAAGACAGAATTGGACCTGTCAAGGTCATCGCTCTCGATTCATTTATGCCTGTTGATATGCAGAAGAAGGTCTTCAAGGCGGCTCCACCTGCAACAAAAAAACTATCGCCGGCAATCGATGGTGTGATCCAACATCCACCAAGCCTTGTTGGAAGGAAAATTATAGTGTCAACGGAAATTGCAGAATCTTCATTGTCAATTGATGGCATTGTTTACTCCATCGATTGTGGGTACACGAAGAAAAAGGTTTACAATGCAGATCGTCATGTCGAGTCCTTGCTGATTTTACCAATATCAAAAGCAAGTGCACAAAGGAGGGCAGGATGTGCAAGAAGGTCAGCTGGAGGAAAATGCTTTCGACTTTATTCCAAGAGTTTTTTGGAGAGAAATCAGCCTGAAGATTCCCCAGAGATTCTCCGAGCAAACCTTGCTGGTTCTATCCTTCAGCTTAGAAAGCTTGGATTTCAGGATTTACTCAAACTTGATTTGATGGACCCTCCTCCTGCTGAAACAGTTCTGCAAGCTGTTGATACCTTGAAATGCTTAGGTGCTTTGGATGATGAGGGTAGTGTGACCAAATTGGGAGAGCTCATGAGTGAGTTTCCTTTGGATCCTCAAATGGCAAAGATGCTCATTGAAAGTCCAAAGTTTTGCTGCTCTAATGAGATTCTTTCGATTGCTGCTATGCTGTCAG TATCGAATTGCTTCCTACGGCCCATCGAATGCCAGGAGGCTGCTGATAAAGCTAAGGCAACGTTCATGCATATGAATGGCGATCACCTTAGTCTTCTCAATGTTTACAACGCATACAAATTAAACA ATGGAAATTCTGCATGGTGTAAAAGTAAGTTTATCAGTCAGGCAGTGCTCAAAGCTGCTGACAATGTCAGGAATCAGCTCAAGTTGATCATGGATAAGCTTAATCTTACTCAGTGCAGCCCAAATTCGAACAGCTCCAACATTTACAACGACATTGGAAGGGCATTGCTAGCAGGTTATTTCATGCAGGTCGCGAAGCTCGATGATTCAGACAGCTATGTAACAATAAAAGGACACCAT GTAGTTGACCTCCATCCTACAACTTGTTTGTCGTCAAGGCcagcatttgtcatttatcatGACTTTGTCTTCGCAAGCAAGAATTTCATTCGGATAGTCACAGATTTTCCTCAGGAATGGTGA
- the LOC121972153 gene encoding transcription factor MYB61-like has product MGRHSCCYKQKLRKGLWSPEEDEKLLDHITKFGHGCWSSVPKLAGLQRCGKSCRLRWINYLRPDLKRGMFSEEEERLIVELHAVLGNRWSQIASRLPGRTDNEIKNYWNSCIKKRLKQNGIDPDTHKPLKEDHKPAAAETGDEPPVAVAPSTTTPVENSSSLSREQPTSHNPTPLCWFEPTSYGSDALIASVVNLPREEACFQPLQYLEGGIGIGIMNPSSSSGSSVNSSGVEMQSYNSPLMEISGMFPWSDQLLLPNKGAEIHIEGEPEDLKWSEYLNGTIRCLNSWHPK; this is encoded by the exons ATGGGGAGGCACTCGTGCTGCTACAAGCAGAAGCTGAGGAAGGGTCTGTGGTCTCCTGAGGAGGACGAGAAGCTGCTCGACCACATCACCAAGTTCGGCCATGGCTGCTGGAGCTCTGTACCCAAGCTGGCAG GCTTGCAGAGGTGCGGGAAGAGCTGCCGGTTGAGGTGGATAAACTACCTGCGGCCGGACCTCAAGCGGGGCATGTTCTCCGAGGAGGAGGAGAGGCTCATCGTCGAACTCCACGCCGTGTTGGGCAACAG GTGGTCTCAGATTGCGTCGCGATTGCCCGGGAGGacggacaacgagatcaagaACTACTGGAACTCCTGCATCAAGAAGAGGCTGAAGCAAAATGGGATCGACCCGGACACCCACAAGCCGCTGAAAGAAGACCACAAGCCGGCCGCCGCCGAAACCGGCGACGAGCCACCCGTCGCCGTAGCTCCCTCGACCACCACCCCGGTTGAGAATTCGAGCTCCCTCTCGAGGGAGCAGCCCACGAGCCACAACCCGACGCCGCTCTGCTGGTTCGAGCCGACGAGCTACGGCAGCGACGCACTGATTGCTTCGGTGGTGAATCTGCCGCGAGAAGAAGCTTGCTTTCAGCCATTGCAGTACTTGGAGGGGGGAATCGGAATCGGCATCATGAACCCGAGCAGCAGCAGCGGGAGCAGCGTGAATAGCAGTGGAGTGGAGATGCAGAGCTACAACAGTCCTCTAATGGAAATCAGTGGCATGTTTCCATGGTCAGATCAGTTGCTGCTTCCAAACAAAGGAGCTGAAATCCACATTGAAGGTGAGCCAGAGGACCTCAAGTGGTCAGAGTACCTAAATGGCACCATTAGATGCTTGAATTCTTGGCATCCaaaatga